DNA from Thermostichus vulcanus str. 'Rupite':
CATCTGCACGACCGCAGCAGTCCATACGAAGAGAAGAAACCCTCTTCCGAGAGCCTAGCGGACGGATCCCATCGCAGTTAGGATCCCCTTGGGCATGGCTTAAGGCGGGGTAACTTGTCCTGACTCGCCCCTATTCATCACCAATAATTTCTGGCTCCGTCAGCTCGTCCGACATTTCGATCACCGCCCGGCGGATCGGCTTCATCCAGCCATCTTCCATATCGTCTGGATCCTCGTAGCGGCGGCGCTTGGCACGGTTGGCTACCTGGACGGTAATGCGATAGCGATTTTTGGAGGCATTGATCAGATCTTCCACCCGACGCATCAGCTCGTCGTTGTCGATGGCAAGGTGATGATTGTTGCGTGGGGTCATAGTCGAAACTTTGCTTGTTGGGTTGCTAAGGGGATCCCAATTGTAGCAAGGTTACCCAGTCAGATAGGCTCTGCGAGAATGCGAGGATTTACTCCGTTGCTCAGAGATCCACTTCCGGGGCTTCTGACGGTTCAAGTGGGGTCAACTCTACATAGCCAGGGTTGACTGGGTAGCGGGCCACAAAAAAGATCCAGAGGCTGTGGATCCCAAGGCTCAAAGCCCACCAACCCAGGAGCGGCACCAACCACTGCCAGTCTGCCCGGTAAAGCTGCTGAAAAAACACCAACCCAGAACCGACACAGAGAAATACTGCAATATGGGCGGCATAAGTATAGCGGTCGTCCAACTTGCGAAACTCGGGATCTTGGCGGGAGGGTTTACGGGGCCAGCGAGGAGGCATGAAGGCAACAATCCGAAACTCAAACTCTCTTAAGTGTAGAACAACAGTCTAGAACCGCTGTTATAGGGATCCCTGCTCAGCTTGGGGTAGGAGAGGAGCCGGTTGCACGGGATCCCTGATGTTTTTGACGAAACAACAGTCGCAACGCCCGCTTACCCAGCCAATACACCAACAGGCCAAACATCACCACCGCCAGCCAGGGGGCCAGCACTGCTACCACCGCCAGCATCAGAGAGGTGAGGTTTTCGGTGGTCGCCAGCAACGGATTGCCCAAACCCCCGGTGGTTGTGGTGGAAACCAAACGCAGCACATCGGTTGTCCCCTGGGTGATCCCAGCGGCCCCACCCCCAAGGATGGCAGCCAAAGTCCAGCGCAGGAGCGGGCTGAGTGCGGCAATGTCACCGATTGCCGCCGACATGACAAGGATCCCGGCTATCACCGCCACTGGCGTTGCCAGCACATCCAGCAGGTTGTCCACCCAGGGCACATAATAGGCAGCCACCTCAAAAAAGGTAGCCACCGCAAAAACCATCAAGGCTACATCCGAGCCAACCC
Protein-coding regions in this window:
- a CDS encoding DUF4126 domain-containing protein, whose translation is MESLLTIFLGLGLSAACGFRIFVPLLVMNIAAQSGHLELADDLQWVGSDVALMVFAVATFFEVAAYYVPWVDNLLDVLATPVAVIAGILVMSAAIGDIAALSPLLRWTLAAILGGGAAGITQGTTDVLRLVSTTTTGGLGNPLLATTENLTSLMLAVVAVLAPWLAVVMFGLLVYWLGKRALRLLFRQKHQGSRATGSSPTPS
- a CDS encoding DNA-directed RNA polymerase subunit omega; translation: MTPRNNHHLAIDNDELMRRVEDLINASKNRYRITVQVANRAKRRRYEDPDDMEDGWMKPIRRAVIEMSDELTEPEIIGDE